One window of the Xiphophorus hellerii strain 12219 chromosome 15, Xiphophorus_hellerii-4.1, whole genome shotgun sequence genome contains the following:
- the mboat2b gene encoding lysophospholipid acyltransferase 2b, with protein MADESTRTTACTGSSLLQPVSEMTNLPLDQVNFVVCQLCALISAFWFRLFLHPSKTSPFIRHVVATVLGLYFALFCFGWYALHFLLQSGLTYGIMILTGVEHMHKYCLVVALSYLSLCQITRVYVFDYGMYSADFTGPMMVITQKITSLAFEIHDGMARKEEHLTAGQKILAIRRMPSLLEYFSYNCNFMGILAGPTCSYNDYIAFIEGKPHRHREQEADKSKTRLGQGEPSPNMEVVRKVATSFFCLLVFLSVCKVFPVERNIEDDFIANTPFYAQVVYLYLSMLTTRPKYYFVWTLADAINNAAGFGFNGYDSNGAPRWDLISNLRILNIELATSFKVFLDNWNIQTVQWLKRVCYERCPYHPTAATFILSAMWHGAYPGYYLTFLTGIVVTLAARAVRHKVRPHFLHSAAHKLFYDVITWAATQIAICYTVVPFVLLSVGPSLKFYRSWYFSLHIMCILLAVALPVKPRHLRLKEQQKSCSQDAGLKPLEAAETHSHKEKTS; from the exons ATGGCCGACGAAAGCACCCGAACCACGGCCTGCACTGGCTCCAGCCTCCTGCAGCCGGTCAGCGAGATGACCAACCTGCCGCTGGACCAG GTCAACTTCGTGGTGTGTCAGCTCTGTGCTCTGATCTCAGCCTTCTGGTTTCGTCTCTTCCTCCATCCCAGTAAAACCAGTCCTTTCATTAGACATGTGGTGGCAACTGTGCTGGGGCTCTACTTCGCCCTGTTCTGCTTCGGCTG GTATGCGCTTCACTTCTTGCTTCAGAGCGGACTCACCTACGGCATCATGATCCTGACCGGAGTGGAGCACATGCACAA GTATTGCCTCGTGGTGGCTCTCAGCTACCTGAGTCTGTGCCAGATCACTCGAGTCTACGTCTTTGACTACGGCATGTACTCTGCTGACTTCACAGG TCCCATGATGGTGATAACTCAGAAGATCACAAGCCTGGCTTTTGAGATCCATGATG GAATGGCTAGGAAGGAAGAACATCTGACTGCAGGACAGAAGATTTTAGCCATAAG gcgAATGCCGAGCCTTCTCGAGTATTTCAGCTACAATTGTAACTTCATGGGGATTCTGGCCGGTCCAACCTGCTCTTACAACGACTACATTGCCTTCATCGAGGGGAAACCGCATCGCCACCGAGAACAAGAGGCCGACAAGTCCAAGACCAGACTGGGTCAAGGCGAGCCATCGCCAAAC ATGGAGGTGGTTCGTAAAGTGGCCACCTCCTTCTTCTGCCTGCTGGTCTTCCTGTCAGTGTGTAAAGTATTTCCAGTGGAGCGAAACATCGAGGACGACTTCATTGCCAACACGCCGTTCTATGCCCAGGTGGTCTACCTGTACCTCTCCATGCTAACCACACGACCCAAGTATTACTTTGTCTGGACACTCG CTGATGCCATCAACAATGCTGCCGGCTTTGGTTTTAACGGCTATGACAGTAATGGCGCACCCCGCTGGGACCTGATCTCCAACCTGAGGATACTCAACATTGAG cttgCCACTagtttcaaagtttttcttgaCAACTGGAACATTCAGACGGTGCAATGGCTCAAAAG GGTTTGTTACGAGCGATGTCCCTACCACCCAACAGCAGCCACGTTCATCCTGTCCGCTATGTGGCACGGCGCCTATCCAGGATACTACCTAACCTTCCTGACCGGCATCGTTGTCACTCTGGCGGCCAGAGCG GTGAGACACAAAGTTCGGCCCCACTTCCTGCATTCTGCGGCCCACAAACTGTTCTATGATGTCATCACGTGGGCAGCCACTCAGATCGCCATCTGCTACACGGTGGTGCCTTTTGTCCTGCTGTCTGTGGGCCCGTCCCTAAAGTTTTACAG ATCGTGGTACTtcagcctccacatcatgtgcatCCTCTTGGCTGTAGCGCTGCCGGTCAAACCCAGACATTTGCGCCTCAAAGAGCAGCAGAAAAGCTGCTCCCAGGATGCAGGCCTGAAGCCCCTGGAGGCTGCAGAGACCCACAGTCACAAAGAGAAAACCTCCTGA